From a single Candidatus Schekmanbacteria bacterium genomic region:
- a CDS encoding ABC transporter ATP-binding protein yields MDEVLKIEGIDFSYGNGNVLYNVNLSVNEGEMLAILGPNGCGKTTLLRLIYGALKASRGRITLFGKEHLSRKEVSEKVAIVSKSENTSISFLVSEMVMMGRYVKSKGIWFENNEDKKMIAGILDELHIEHLSAKYFNCLSSGEQQRVLIGRALAQKPELMLLDEPTSHLDISHQLECHSLLKKLNDSSGMTMVIISHDLNLAAQFCSRIILMKDGRVFADGHAGDVLTEQNIREVYGIDTIVDGNPVTGTPRVTLLS; encoded by the coding sequence ATGGATGAAGTGCTGAAAATTGAAGGAATTGATTTCAGCTACGGGAACGGAAACGTCCTCTATAATGTAAATCTCAGTGTCAATGAAGGCGAGATGCTTGCCATACTTGGTCCCAACGGATGCGGCAAAACCACTTTATTAAGGCTGATCTATGGAGCGCTCAAAGCCTCACGGGGAAGGATAACTCTTTTCGGGAAAGAACATCTTTCAAGGAAAGAGGTATCAGAAAAGGTTGCCATTGTTTCAAAATCTGAGAATACGTCCATTTCATTTTTAGTATCAGAGATGGTCATGATGGGAAGATATGTTAAGTCAAAAGGGATCTGGTTTGAAAATAACGAGGACAAGAAAATGATTGCAGGAATTTTAGATGAGCTTCACATTGAGCATCTTTCTGCAAAGTATTTCAATTGTCTGAGCAGCGGTGAACAGCAGAGGGTGTTGATAGGGAGGGCTCTTGCCCAGAAGCCAGAGCTTATGCTCCTTGATGAGCCCACTTCGCATCTCGACATAAGCCACCAGCTTGAGTGCCATTCGCTGTTGAAGAAGCTTAATGATAGTTCTGGTATGACAATGGTCATAATTTCTCATGACCTTAATCTTGCGGCGCAGTTTTGCAGCAGGATAATATTGATGAAGGATGGAAGGGTTTTTGCTGACGGTCATGCAGGAGATGTGCTGACAGAGCAGAACATCCGCGAGGTTTACGGCATAGATACTATTGTTGACGGCAATCCTGTAACAGGAACACCACGCGTCACCCTGCTTTCGTAA
- a CDS encoding DUF1566 domain-containing protein, with protein MFKVKSLLLLCLAAVLLLIPVITESAVTDGTISLQKTGQAKCYDSDGNETNCAGTGQDAALLAGESWPDPRFTDNGDETVTDNLTGLMWAKDGNVMQARDPDFDADGSAGDGSVYWQHALDYVAKLNTENYLGHNDWHLPNVNELQSLINADEYNSAGWLNENGFTNVMPNDYWTSSTSISYKVYAWAVYMGYGYSSTSDKNTTAYYVWPVRSGQMGTISIQQTGNTKCYDSAGTEISCTGTGQDGDVRAGAEFPSPRFTDNGDGTVSDNLTGLMWTKSANSGATTSTWQEALDTVAGMNSASGTDGYTDWRLPNMNELKSLLDFSEDYPSLPQGHPFTGVRQDYYWTSSTLTAVPGSAFVVSMDISHVYYYSKKIEDYYGIWPVRGGEVEAPPEQFPDLTVKTLGSSGKPKKDKKITLSAVVKNIGEKSASTSSVQFYLSTNNNASSVEGDKLLGTTKATGNIKVNGSKTVKLTLKVKGKAGNYYLKAFCDSGAIVTESNESNNIKVSKKISIK; from the coding sequence ATGTTTAAAGTGAAATCCCTTCTGCTTTTGTGTCTTGCCGCTGTTTTATTGTTAATCCCGGTTATTACTGAATCTGCCGTGACAGATGGGACAATCTCTCTTCAGAAAACAGGGCAGGCCAAATGTTATGATTCTGATGGGAATGAAACCAACTGCGCAGGCACAGGGCAGGATGCGGCTCTACTCGCCGGTGAATCATGGCCTGACCCACGCTTTACAGACAATGGAGATGAGACTGTTACGGACAATCTTACAGGTCTAATGTGGGCAAAAGATGGAAATGTCATGCAGGCGAGAGATCCTGATTTTGATGCTGATGGTTCTGCAGGCGATGGTTCGGTCTATTGGCAGCATGCCCTGGACTATGTTGCCAAATTAAACACTGAGAATTATCTTGGCCACAATGACTGGCACCTACCGAATGTCAATGAGCTTCAAAGCCTCATAAATGCTGATGAATATAACTCCGCCGGATGGTTGAATGAGAATGGATTTACAAATGTGATGCCAAACGATTATTGGACGTCTTCCACTTCTATAAGTTACAAAGTCTACGCATGGGCAGTCTATATGGGATATGGTTACTCGAGCACGAGCGATAAGAATACTACAGCTTACTATGTGTGGCCAGTGCGTTCAGGACAGATGGGCACAATCTCGATTCAGCAAACCGGCAACACAAAGTGCTATGATTCAGCAGGGACAGAGATATCCTGCACCGGGACAGGTCAGGACGGGGATGTCCGTGCCGGAGCTGAATTTCCGTCCCCGCGCTTTACCGACAATGGCGACGGTACTGTCTCAGATAATCTCACAGGATTGATGTGGACAAAAAGTGCAAACTCAGGAGCGACAACAAGTACCTGGCAGGAGGCGCTTGATACTGTGGCTGGAATGAACAGCGCCAGCGGGACCGATGGCTACACGGATTGGCGACTACCTAACATGAATGAGCTTAAAAGTCTTCTTGATTTTTCAGAAGATTATCCATCTCTTCCTCAAGGTCATCCGTTTACCGGTGTGCGTCAAGACTATTATTGGACATCTTCCACTCTTACAGCGGTGCCAGGCTCGGCATTTGTTGTAAGCATGGATATAAGTCATGTCTATTACTACTCTAAAAAAATCGAAGATTACTACGGCATCTGGCCTGTTCGGGGTGGCGAGGTGGAAGCACCGCCGGAGCAATTCCCTGATCTCACAGTAAAGACTTTAGGCTCTTCAGGTAAGCCGAAAAAAGATAAGAAGATCACACTTTCAGCAGTTGTGAAAAACATCGGCGAGAAGAGTGCTTCCACTTCTTCAGTTCAGTTTTATCTATCGACAAATAACAACGCCAGCTCCGTTGAAGGAGACAAACTATTAGGCACTACAAAGGCGACAGGGAATATAAAAGTGAATGGGAGTAAGACCGTAAAGCTTACATTGAAAGTAAAAGGCAAGGCAGGGAATTATTATCTCAAAGCATTCTGCGACAGCGGTGCGATCGTAACCGAATCAAATGAAAGCAACAACATAAAGGTGTCAAAGAAGATTAGCATAAAATAA
- a CDS encoding iron ABC transporter permease, giving the protein MTTPTPSKILLMTVLLFILSSAAIFASLCIGSVPLTVSSVTDVLFKFITSNNSADSYTRAIVMDLRLPRAVFSFLVGAGLSIAGIIFQVVLKNPLAEPYILGISGGSAAGAVIAIFAGFSFAYYITVFSFAGALVAIGILLFISTGRWGVSSNSLLLGGVIINAFFAAVVMFILSVSTRGEMQRAFFWLMGDLSNIPFSTVKFILPIVAGGGILTFVSARKLNVLSLGDETALQLGVNVRFYSMVIIVLASLLTAGVVASSGLIGFVGLVVPHMVRLTVGADNRITVPASFFAGGTFLLISDTIARTVISPIELPVGTVTAIIGSPFFLYLLKKESAKLV; this is encoded by the coding sequence ATGACAACCCCTACGCCATCAAAGATATTGTTGATGACGGTTCTTCTCTTTATACTTTCCTCTGCCGCGATTTTTGCTTCTCTTTGCATCGGCTCAGTCCCGCTCACTGTGAGCTCAGTAACCGATGTTCTTTTTAAATTTATTACCTCAAACAATTCGGCTGACAGCTATACGCGTGCAATTGTCATGGATTTGAGGCTTCCGCGCGCTGTCTTTTCATTCCTTGTCGGCGCCGGGCTTTCAATCGCAGGTATTATATTTCAGGTTGTTTTAAAAAATCCTCTTGCTGAACCATATATTCTGGGCATCTCAGGAGGCTCTGCGGCGGGCGCTGTGATTGCAATATTCGCTGGGTTTTCCTTTGCCTATTACATCACGGTATTTTCATTTGCAGGAGCACTTGTCGCCATCGGGATTCTTTTATTTATCTCCACAGGCAGATGGGGCGTTTCCTCAAACTCACTTCTTTTGGGTGGCGTAATAATAAATGCATTTTTTGCGGCTGTCGTGATGTTTATTCTTTCTGTCTCAACTCGCGGCGAGATGCAGAGGGCTTTTTTCTGGCTTATGGGCGACCTCAGCAATATACCTTTTTCTACCGTAAAATTTATTCTTCCCATTGTGGCAGGCGGCGGAATTCTGACCTTTGTGTCGGCAAGAAAACTCAACGTCCTTTCTCTCGGAGATGAAACGGCGCTTCAGCTCGGAGTCAATGTCCGTTTTTACAGCATGGTGATAATCGTCCTTGCATCGCTTCTTACGGCAGGTGTCGTTGCATCAAGCGGTCTTATAGGTTTTGTGGGGCTTGTTGTGCCGCACATGGTGAGGCTCACTGTTGGGGCAGACAACCGTATCACTGTGCCGGCGTCGTTTTTTGCAGGAGGCACGTTTTTACTTATATCCGACACCATCGCAAGGACTGTTATAAGCCCCATTGAGCTTCCGGTTGGGACTGTCACCGCAATTATAGGTTCCCCATTTTTTCTTTATCTTCTCAAAAAGGAATCAGCTAAGTTAGTATAA
- a CDS encoding amidohydrolase, producing MIAYYADMILRNGKFATLNPELPEVTAAAIKNGRFMAVGDAKEINVYAGPDTQIIDLKGRTVIPGLNDSHIHVIRGGLNFNMELRWDGVPSLAIALRMLKKQAIRTPPPQWIRVIGGWSEFQFAEQRMPTLDEINDASPETPVFVLHLYDRAILNRAAVRALGYTKDTPAPPGSLIGRDKNGNPTGLLIAKPNPFLLYASLAKGPKLSFEDQVNSTRHFMRELNRLGITSCIDAGGGFQNYPDDYRIVEELAAKNELTLRIAYNLFTQRPKEEYDDFARWTDIACPGMGNDVYKVNGAGEMLVFSAADFEDFLEPRPDLQPSMEGELYKVVKLLVEKRWPFRLHATYDESIKRFLDIFEAIDREVPFKGLHWFFDHAETISEQSMERVKHLGGGIAIQDRMAFQGEYFIARYGEKAARRSPPITRMLELGIPVGAGSDATRVASYNPWVSLYWLITGKTVGGTSLYDSENCLDRTTALRLYTEGSAWFSGDVGKKGWITPGQMADLAVLSADYFQIADEEIKGLESVLTIMGGRIVHGSEEFVSLAPPLPPVSPDWSATKTFHNHNISLGKGCNVACAWFAA from the coding sequence ATGATTGCCTATTATGCTGATATGATTTTAAGAAATGGAAAGTTTGCAACGCTTAATCCGGAACTCCCTGAAGTAACTGCCGCGGCTATCAAGAATGGCCGGTTTATGGCTGTAGGAGACGCAAAGGAAATCAATGTATACGCCGGACCGGACACACAAATCATAGACCTGAAAGGGCGAACAGTTATCCCGGGCCTCAACGATTCCCACATTCATGTTATTCGCGGAGGTCTCAACTTCAACATGGAACTCCGCTGGGACGGAGTGCCGTCGCTGGCCATAGCTTTGCGAATGCTAAAGAAACAGGCCATTCGCACGCCGCCTCCTCAATGGATTCGTGTGATAGGCGGCTGGTCGGAATTCCAGTTCGCAGAGCAACGGATGCCCACATTAGACGAGATCAATGATGCGTCACCTGAGACACCTGTCTTTGTCCTGCATCTTTATGACCGTGCCATCCTTAATCGCGCAGCTGTGAGAGCATTGGGATACACTAAGGATACGCCAGCACCTCCGGGCAGTTTAATCGGGCGTGACAAGAACGGCAACCCAACAGGGCTTCTGATTGCAAAACCTAATCCGTTCCTACTCTATGCCAGTCTTGCAAAGGGACCAAAGCTTTCTTTTGAAGACCAGGTCAATTCAACGCGCCACTTCATGCGTGAACTGAACAGACTCGGCATCACAAGCTGCATAGATGCAGGCGGTGGGTTCCAAAATTATCCAGACGACTACAGGATTGTAGAAGAACTTGCTGCGAAAAACGAACTGACACTGCGCATTGCCTACAATCTTTTTACCCAGCGTCCTAAGGAAGAATATGATGATTTTGCCCGCTGGACAGATATTGCATGCCCGGGGATGGGTAACGACGTGTATAAAGTTAATGGCGCAGGCGAAATGCTGGTTTTCTCCGCAGCAGATTTTGAGGATTTTCTGGAGCCCCGTCCGGATCTTCAGCCGAGCATGGAGGGTGAGCTCTATAAGGTTGTGAAATTGCTGGTTGAAAAACGCTGGCCATTCCGGCTGCATGCAACCTACGATGAATCGATAAAACGTTTTCTCGACATCTTCGAAGCAATTGACAGAGAGGTTCCATTCAAGGGTCTTCACTGGTTTTTCGACCATGCCGAGACTATTTCAGAACAGAGCATGGAAAGAGTCAAACATCTCGGCGGAGGTATAGCGATCCAGGACCGGATGGCTTTCCAGGGTGAATACTTCATCGCACGCTACGGCGAGAAAGCCGCCAGAAGGTCGCCACCTATTACACGGATGCTGGAATTGGGCATCCCGGTAGGAGCAGGTTCCGACGCTACCCGGGTTGCAAGTTACAATCCATGGGTTTCACTTTACTGGCTAATAACTGGAAAAACTGTCGGCGGTACCTCTCTCTATGACAGCGAAAATTGCCTCGACAGAACTACAGCCCTGCGACTCTATACTGAGGGTAGTGCATGGTTCTCGGGTGACGTTGGGAAGAAAGGCTGGATCACCCCCGGGCAAATGGCAGACCTTGCAGTTCTCTCGGCTGACTACTTTCAGATAGCTGATGAAGAGATTAAGGGGTTAGAATCTGTGCTCACAATAATGGGAGGTCGTATAGTTCATGGAAGCGAAGAATTCGTGAGCCTTGCACCACCACTGCCGCCGGTAAGTCCAGACTGGTCAGCAACAAAAACATTTCATAACCATAACATCTCTTTGGGAAAGGGTTGTAACGTTGCCTGCGCATGGTTCGCAGCCTGA
- a CDS encoding SUMF1/EgtB/PvdO family nonheme iron enzyme has protein sequence MRIMNLLKVALIGCIIGGFIPVSYALDKEVKQSVIPEDMVLVPAGEFIMGNNNDYMDNDGDEAPQHVVNLPAFYIDKYPVTNAQYKKFVDATKHELPLFWDKSGNFPPEKSDHPVIGVTYLDAKAYCSWVGKRLPTEEEWEKAARGTDGRRWPWGNIFENSKTNVNNRKGTTPVNKYPAGVSPYGCYDMAGNTFEMTDTWYALYPGSAENRAVAKLLGEKYKVVRGGAYSADDGSARCADRGVKEINVAGPSLGFRCAQDVPGYEHYRSALTAINETKNLKSVAEKYITPYEEHNQSRLLLKDAEGLINESSDKFKNENFSESEQLATQASEKIKQAQQMALDFTKNRHEEKIAAIKEALALLEEMLNKMPAQLSPHNSELKEKALDHYKQSKQLFEDGSLGYAQMHVYIGLSIAGQIPTDAAASK, from the coding sequence ATGAGAATAATGAATCTACTGAAAGTGGCTCTTATTGGATGCATCATTGGTGGTTTTATCCCTGTAAGTTATGCTTTAGATAAAGAAGTGAAACAGTCTGTTATTCCAGAAGATATGGTGCTTGTTCCGGCGGGCGAATTTATCATGGGTAACAACAATGATTATATGGATAATGATGGCGATGAGGCACCGCAGCATGTCGTGAATTTACCTGCTTTTTATATTGATAAATATCCGGTTACTAATGCTCAATATAAAAAATTTGTTGATGCGACAAAACATGAGCTCCCTCTTTTTTGGGATAAGTCAGGCAACTTTCCACCGGAAAAATCTGACCATCCTGTTATAGGAGTGACCTATCTTGATGCAAAGGCATATTGCAGTTGGGTTGGAAAACGTTTGCCTACTGAAGAAGAATGGGAAAAAGCAGCGCGCGGAACAGATGGGCGCCGCTGGCCATGGGGGAATATATTTGAAAATAGTAAAACTAATGTGAACAACCGGAAAGGAACGACACCGGTAAATAAGTATCCTGCTGGGGTAAGTCCCTATGGATGTTATGATATGGCAGGCAATACATTTGAAATGACTGATACATGGTATGCCTTATATCCGGGGAGTGCGGAAAACAGAGCTGTCGCAAAATTGTTGGGTGAAAAATATAAAGTGGTACGCGGCGGCGCTTACAGTGCTGACGACGGCAGTGCCCGCTGTGCGGACCGCGGCGTAAAAGAGATAAATGTCGCAGGTCCCAGCCTTGGTTTCAGGTGTGCGCAGGATGTCCCCGGCTACGAGCACTATCGCAGCGCTCTTACCGCAATCAATGAAACTAAAAATCTTAAAAGCGTGGCAGAGAAATATATCACTCCTTATGAAGAACATAATCAATCGCGTCTTTTATTAAAAGATGCGGAAGGTTTGATTAATGAATCTTCTGATAAGTTTAAAAATGAGAATTTTTCAGAGAGCGAACAGCTTGCAACGCAGGCTTCCGAAAAAATAAAACAAGCCCAACAGATGGCTCTGGATTTTACAAAAAACAGACATGAAGAAAAGATTGCTGCTATAAAAGAGGCACTTGCTCTCTTAGAAGAGATGTTAAACAAAATGCCTGCCCAATTGTCACCCCATAATTCAGAATTAAAAGAAAAGGCACTTGACCATTACAAACAAAGCAAGCAGTTGTTCGAGGATGGTTCATTGGGTTATGCGCAGATGCATGTTTACATCGGGCTTTCAATCGCCGGACAGATACCGACGGACGCCGCCGCAAGCAAGTGA
- a CDS encoding class I SAM-dependent methyltransferase yields the protein MGKQIEMSYYQNMRPEIVKFLPCGYSKVLEIGCGEGNFRLNLQQDCEYWGIEPCKTVEKSANILTGTYEEVSGKLPDDYFDLIICNDVIEHINDTREFLLSVKKKMKKDSFIVGSVPNVRFIGNLIELLIKKDWEYKEEGVLDKTHIRFFTKKSFQRIVKDSRFIIEEIEGINGLTTQTLSVKSIAIKTLTCLLGRDSHFLQFGFRIKS from the coding sequence TTGGGAAAGCAAATAGAGATGTCATACTACCAGAATATGAGGCCTGAGATAGTTAAATTTCTGCCTTGTGGTTATTCTAAGGTTCTTGAGATTGGATGCGGAGAAGGTAACTTCCGGCTCAATTTACAACAAGACTGCGAATATTGGGGTATAGAGCCTTGCAAGACTGTGGAAAAGTCAGCCAATATTTTAACCGGAACCTATGAAGAGGTAAGCGGTAAGCTCCCCGATGATTACTTTGATTTGATAATTTGCAATGATGTTATTGAACACATAAATGATACCCGTGAATTTCTTTTAAGCGTTAAAAAGAAAATGAAAAAAGATTCCTTTATTGTGGGGTCTGTCCCTAATGTAAGATTTATTGGTAATTTAATTGAGCTGTTGATTAAGAAAGATTGGGAATATAAGGAGGAAGGTGTTTTAGATAAGACACATATAAGATTTTTCACGAAAAAAAGTTTTCAAAGAATTGTCAAAGATTCCAGATTTATAATTGAAGAGATAGAAGGGATTAATGGATTAACAACTCAGACACTTTCAGTAAAAAGCATTGCCATAAAGACATTAACTTGTCTCTTGGGCAGGGATAGCCATTTTCTGCAATTCGGGTTTCGTATTAAATCTTAA
- a CDS encoding energy transducer TonB, with amino-acid sequence MFFRNHDKRSGLFILLSLFLHMLFILLVFIISENNKWLEKEKIADFITLNIDIPERKPEIEIKKEIKSGTGTARKVLSAKALTSEINNKEEEKSTEPSKTTPGNIPSSMGINKDMPPAPIIASGYGIGMPGLGSGMPGGGGFGGAFGGGRGGNDGGMGNGRGTGIGNGYGNMTYEGYLALCLKIIEKNKRYPQAALARQMEGKVKAQIYLNSNGSVANVSVLATSGWDALDSEALECIKRASPFPPPPEGILNNGMALLSVTIEFQIT; translated from the coding sequence ATGTTCTTCAGGAATCATGATAAAAGAAGCGGGCTGTTTATTCTTCTTTCATTGTTCCTGCATATGCTTTTCATCCTCCTTGTTTTCATAATATCTGAAAACAATAAATGGCTGGAAAAAGAAAAGATTGCTGATTTTATTACCCTCAATATTGATATCCCTGAGAGAAAACCAGAAATAGAAATAAAGAAGGAAATAAAATCAGGAACGGGAACAGCTCGCAAAGTCCTGTCCGCAAAAGCTTTAACATCAGAGATAAATAACAAAGAAGAAGAAAAATCCACAGAACCCTCCAAAACAACTCCAGGGAATATCCCATCATCAATGGGAATTAATAAGGATATGCCACCTGCCCCGATAATTGCCTCTGGTTACGGGATAGGTATGCCGGGATTAGGTTCCGGAATGCCGGGTGGTGGAGGATTTGGAGGAGCCTTTGGAGGCGGCAGAGGTGGAAATGACGGTGGCATGGGGAATGGCAGAGGAACAGGAATTGGCAATGGATACGGAAATATGACGTATGAAGGTTATCTGGCACTATGTCTAAAAATAATAGAGAAGAACAAACGTTATCCTCAAGCCGCATTGGCACGGCAGATGGAAGGAAAAGTAAAAGCGCAGATATATCTTAACAGCAATGGAAGCGTGGCAAATGTATCTGTATTAGCAACATCCGGATGGGATGCTTTGGACAGCGAGGCGTTAGAATGCATAAAACGTGCTTCCCCCTTCCCTCCTCCTCCTGAAGGAATCCTCAATAACGGCATGGCTTTGCTGTCAGTGACGATCGAATTCCAAATTACATAA
- a CDS encoding cobalamin-binding protein: MAVLSIIAPQRNSFALSSGHFVDELGRDVYIPSEPKRIVSLAPNITELLFALGLGDRIVGVTNFCNYPKEALSKPKVGMLLNPDIEKILSLKPDLVVWLSEGDNKPAFEKLEKTGINLYIIAPKDISSLVKTIKRLGDICRKEKEADVLVKSIEERLKNIAAKVDKLGKPRTLFLLDINTPVSASVGSFPDEMIRIAGGLNVIKTTYSKYPRIGWEDIARSSPEIIIVARHTEETEKSFRMFKREAAVTVTPASQKGRVHLVDGDIVSRMSPRTMDGVEEFARLIHPEAFR; this comes from the coding sequence TTGGCGGTCTTATCGATTATAGCGCCGCAGAGAAATTCCTTTGCTCTATCGAGCGGTCATTTTGTTGATGAACTCGGCAGAGATGTATATATCCCTTCTGAACCGAAGCGGATAGTATCACTTGCTCCGAACATAACGGAATTACTTTTTGCACTCGGTCTTGGAGACAGGATAGTGGGTGTTACGAACTTCTGCAATTACCCTAAAGAAGCTCTCTCAAAGCCAAAAGTCGGGATGCTTCTAAATCCGGATATTGAAAAAATACTTTCCCTCAAGCCTGACCTTGTTGTGTGGCTTTCGGAAGGAGACAACAAGCCTGCCTTTGAAAAGCTAGAAAAGACTGGAATTAACCTTTATATTATTGCTCCAAAAGATATTAGCAGCCTCGTTAAAACAATTAAAAGGCTTGGAGATATATGCAGGAAAGAAAAAGAGGCAGATGTCCTTGTGAAATCAATTGAAGAACGGCTTAAAAACATAGCGGCAAAAGTTGATAAGCTTGGAAAACCGAGAACACTTTTTCTTCTTGATATCAATACCCCTGTATCAGCTTCTGTTGGTTCTTTCCCAGATGAGATGATAAGGATTGCAGGTGGTTTGAATGTTATAAAAACAACTTACTCAAAATATCCGCGAATAGGATGGGAAGATATAGCCCGGTCGTCTCCTGAAATAATCATAGTCGCAAGGCATACCGAGGAAACGGAAAAGAGTTTCAGGATGTTTAAGCGTGAGGCTGCGGTAACAGTAACTCCGGCTTCCCAGAAAGGGAGGGTCCATCTGGTTGATGGGGATATAGTGAGCAGAATGTCGCCAAGGACAATGGATGGTGTTGAAGAATTTGCGAGACTCATTCATCCTGAGGCTTTTAGATGA
- a CDS encoding TonB-dependent receptor, translating into MRMKSLCAIFLTIAAITASSAANSEEVPKDIGIVKVRADREAQHQAITESPTSFVTVIDGKELDKYFRTVPEAISDEVGVRVNQLGGLGSFSTISIRGSTSDQVMVFLDGVLVNEARGGGVDISEIPLFNVDSIEIYRGNSPLRFGQSGIGGIVNIKTRIPEEGSNITSSVSYGSFETYKYSFNASHSIGNLRLLAGINYTKSDNDFEFLDDNGTIFTTSDDRWVHRKNNRFRSLNITTRLEYDVSDLLGISISNNLTRTFRGVPGIESYQSETASIRNINNISRLELEWKRLPIRGFKLETSFFNSYELSKFKDRHNEIGVGFQDNHNVTESFGGLINLTGNPTKYLDTEFLIQLRSENFKPEDKFSDTNNGKSYRTTLTLGTEDSLYIFSDKIKFTGSAKTEMINDKSSNNSIFFFDKENPTYQREYTELTTWQTGIKVSPFQWMTFRGNVGKYFRIPNFFELYGDKGGVIGNPELLPETGNNRDIGIRLQGDLFKGIITQSFFEAVYFDNEVKNLILFIQNSQRTFTPENIGKARIKGAEFSMGLRILDHLDINGNYTKLDARDRSGLPGYNSKFLPGRPKKEYTVRFRVFNDYGELYYNLNKVEKNYLDRINIRPTKDREIHNLGASLYFGKYFTINFEAKNLNDSNIEDLSGFPIPGRAFFVTVTTNFKGGDSRDTEF; encoded by the coding sequence ATGAGAATGAAGAGCCTATGTGCAATTTTTTTGACAATCGCCGCAATAACTGCTTCTTCGGCAGCTAATTCAGAAGAAGTTCCAAAAGATATAGGCATAGTAAAAGTCAGGGCAGACCGCGAAGCCCAGCATCAGGCTATCACTGAATCCCCCACATCATTCGTCACTGTAATTGACGGAAAAGAACTTGATAAATATTTCAGGACTGTTCCGGAAGCAATCTCAGACGAAGTCGGAGTAAGGGTTAACCAGCTTGGAGGTCTTGGAAGCTTTTCCACCATTTCAATAAGAGGCTCAACCTCTGACCAGGTAATGGTATTCCTCGACGGAGTTCTTGTAAATGAGGCGCGCGGAGGCGGTGTTGATATCTCGGAGATACCGCTCTTCAACGTTGATTCAATTGAAATCTACAGAGGCAATTCCCCATTGAGATTCGGCCAATCAGGGATAGGCGGCATCGTGAATATAAAAACCCGCATCCCTGAAGAAGGCTCCAATATAACCAGCTCCGTAAGCTATGGCTCTTTCGAGACTTACAAATACAGCTTCAATGCCTCGCACAGTATAGGCAATCTCAGACTCCTTGCAGGAATAAATTATACAAAGAGCGACAATGACTTTGAATTCCTCGATGACAACGGCACGATATTCACAACCAGTGACGACAGATGGGTACATCGAAAAAATAACAGGTTCAGGTCTCTCAATATCACAACCCGCCTTGAATATGATGTATCAGACCTTCTTGGAATCTCTATTTCAAATAATCTCACAAGGACATTCAGGGGAGTGCCGGGAATAGAGTCATATCAGTCTGAAACAGCATCAATCAGGAACATAAACAACATAAGCCGTCTTGAACTTGAATGGAAAAGACTTCCCATACGAGGATTCAAACTCGAAACTTCTTTTTTCAATTCCTATGAACTTAGCAAATTCAAAGACAGACATAATGAGATAGGCGTAGGATTTCAGGACAACCACAATGTCACTGAAAGCTTTGGAGGGCTCATAAACCTTACAGGCAATCCCACAAAATACCTTGATACCGAGTTCCTCATCCAGTTAAGAAGTGAAAACTTCAAACCTGAAGATAAATTCTCAGACACCAATAATGGAAAAAGCTACAGGACAACGCTTACCTTAGGAACTGAAGACAGCCTCTATATATTTTCAGATAAAATCAAGTTTACCGGGTCAGCTAAGACTGAAATGATAAATGACAAGTCTTCGAATAATTCCATCTTTTTCTTTGATAAGGAAAATCCAACATACCAAAGAGAATACACGGAACTCACCACATGGCAGACAGGCATAAAAGTATCTCCTTTCCAATGGATGACGTTTAGAGGCAATGTAGGAAAATATTTCAGGATACCAAACTTCTTTGAACTTTACGGGGACAAGGGAGGTGTCATAGGCAATCCTGAGCTTTTACCTGAAACAGGCAACAACCGCGACATTGGGATAAGGCTTCAGGGAGATCTTTTTAAGGGGATTATTACACAGAGTTTTTTTGAAGCTGTTTATTTTGATAATGAAGTAAAAAATCTCATTCTTTTCATCCAGAATTCCCAGCGGACTTTCACGCCGGAGAACATCGGCAAGGCAAGAATAAAAGGGGCTGAATTCTCGATGGGATTACGCATTCTCGATCATCTTGACATCAATGGGAATTATACAAAGCTCGATGCAAGGGACAGGAGCGGACTACCGGGATACAACAGCAAGTTCCTTCCCGGCAGACCCAAAAAAGAATACACCGTCCGCTTCAGGGTGTTTAACGATTATGGCGAGCTTTACTATAACCTTAACAAGGTTGAAAAGAATTACCTCGACAGGATAAATATCAGACCAACCAAAGACAGGGAAATACATAATCTTGGCGCAAGTCTCTACTTTGGAAAATATTTTACCATCAACTTCGAAGCGAAAAACCTGAACGACAGCAATATAGAAGATCTTAGCGGCTTCCCAATACCGGGAAGAGCCTTTTTCGTAACAGTGACCACAAATTTTAAAGGAGGTGACAGCAGGGATACAGAATTTTAA